In the genome of bacterium, the window CGTCCCGCCGTCCACCCACATCCGGAGCCGTCCGCGCAGATCGCGGGAGACGAGGGTGCGCACAATGGACAGCCCGAGGGACTCGACCTGCTGGGGGTCCAGCTCGGCGGGCAGCCCCACGCCGTCGTCGCGCACGACTACCGTGACCTCGCCCCCGCGCTCGTGGAGCGTGATCAGCACCGCGCCCCGCGTACGCCCGACGAAGGCGTGCTCGATCGCGTTCGTCAGCAACTCGCCCAGCACCAGGGCGAGCGAGGTCGCCTGCTTGCTCGGCAACAAGACGGATGGGCCGTCCACGCGCACGTCGAGGTACGTCCCCGGCGCGCCGAGGTCGCGGCACACGGTCTCCGCGATCGCTTCGGCGAGCCGTCGGCCGTCGGCCTCGCCGATGTGGTCCAGCGACAGCAGGCGGTGGACCGTCGCGATGCTCTTCACCCGCGCCAGGCTGTCCCGCAGGCGGCTCGCGACCTCCGGCGATCCCGCCTCGCGCCCCTCGAGATAGAGCAGGTCGGCGAGGGTTTGGAGGTTGTTCTTGATGCGGTGGTGCATCTCTTGGAGCAGCGTCCGCAGCTGCTCGTTCCCGGCCACCAGTTCCTGTTCGCGCCGATGAATGACCCCCGCGCGCTCGTCGAGGTACGCCTGCCCGATCGCCAGCATCTCCAGATCGATCGCCTCGTTGATCCGGTCGGCGACGCGCATCACGTCCCAGGGGAACGCGAGCCACAGTCGCCGGCGCAGCATGCGCTGGATCTCCGCCAGGACGGCGAGCCGGAACAGGGCGAGCGCCTGCTGGATCTCCTCGAGCGAGAAGCCCCGCCGGAGTTGCTCTCCCGCGACCGCGCGCGCGGTCCGGAACACTGCGTCGCGGGCAAGCGCTTTCTCCTCCGCCGTCCACGCGCGCGCGACCTCCAGCACCACCCGCAACCCGTCGGCGCCCCACGCCGCGGTCTCGACGACGTCGTGGTACCGGGGCACGCGTCGGCGCAGCGACGCCTGCCACGCCGTGACGATCGTGTCACGCGCGCGGGCGAGGTGCGCGCTCGTCGTCTGCACCGCCACGCGGAACAGGACGTCGCGCAGCCGCTGCCACGGGCGGGCCGCGTCGTCCGCGCGGACGCCCGCCGGAGGAGAGGTCATCGTGACCGTCGCCGGGGCTCGACGCGTCATGGCGGGATTGCCTTAACGAGTCCGCACCGTGACGAACTCGACGAGCCCGTGCAGGCTCGAGCGGGCGGGCGAGTCGCGCAGGCGCCCAAGCGCCGCCGCGGCGCGGTCCGCGCGCGCGCGCGCGACATCCAGCGCGTAGTCCACGGCACCGCACCGAGCCAGAATCTCGCGGACATCCGCGGTGGGATCCTCCCGCGCGTCGCCGTTCGTCCGCGTCAACACCGCCTCCAGGTGCCGCCGATCCGCCTCCGGCGCGCGGAGCAGCGCGTGGATGATCGGCAGCGTCACCTTGCCGGTCTGGATGTCGCTGCCGATGGGTTTGCCGAGGCTCGACGCGCTCGCCGTCAGGTCCAGGGCGTCGTCGGTGATCTGAAATGCCATCCCCCACTCGAGGCCGAACGCCGCGAGCGCTGCGGCCTCGTCCTCGCCCGCGCCGGCGGTCATCGCTCCGCACCGGCACGCCGCGCTCATCAACTGGGCCGTCTTGCCCTCGATGATGTCGAAGTAGATCGTCTCGTCGGTGTGCGGCGTGTTGCCGTACTTGATCTGCTTGATCTCCGCCTGGCTCATCCGCACCGTGGCCCACGCCATCGCGGCGGCGAGATCGGCCTGCCGCAACCGCGCGAGCATGTGAAACGCCTTGCTGAACAAGTAGTCGCCCAACAACACGGCCACCTGATTGCCCCACACCGAGTTCACGGTCGCCTGGCCCCGGCGCAGGTCCGCGGTGTCGATGACGTCGTCGTGCACCAGCGACGCGACGTGGATCAGCTCGACGGCGCCGGCAATCTCGAGCCGCCCCACGCGGTCCGGCGGCCGCCGTTCGCCGCCGGCGCACGCGAGCGCGCTGAGGCAGACCAACGCCGGACGGACCATCTTGCCGTGGGTGCGCAGCACGTGCGCGACGAGGTCCCCGATAAACGGGTCGTCGCTCGTCAACTCCGCCCGCAGACGCCCGTCCAGCGCCTCGAGATCGCCCTGAACGGGCGAGTAGATTTGGCCGAGTTCCATCGGATGGTGTGTTCTCGCCGCCCGCCGGGTTTCCCTGGAGTGGCCGGCGCCCCGGAGCGCCCGGGTGCGGTGGCGCGCGGGCGCCTCGCGACCCTCCGGCTACACGTCCGCGACGACGCCGTAGAATGACACGAAGAACAGGAGGCCGAACAACAACAGCCAGAAGATCAGGTATCGCCAGTACACGACTGAGACGCTCGGCCCCTGCGACGCGCTCGACGAACGACGTTCCGCCATCACGCCCCCCCCTGCGCCGGCGCCGCGCCGCC includes:
- a CDS encoding polyprenyl synthetase family protein, encoding MELGQIYSPVQGDLEALDGRLRAELTSDDPFIGDLVAHVLRTHGKMVRPALVCLSALACAGGERRPPDRVGRLEIAGAVELIHVASLVHDDVIDTADLRRGQATVNSVWGNQVAVLLGDYLFSKAFHMLARLRQADLAAAMAWATVRMSQAEIKQIKYGNTPHTDETIYFDIIEGKTAQLMSAACRCGAMTAGAGEDEAAALAAFGLEWGMAFQITDDALDLTASASSLGKPIGSDIQTGKVTLPIIHALLRAPEADRRHLEAVLTRTNGDAREDPTADVREILARCGAVDYALDVARARADRAAAALGRLRDSPARSSLHGLVEFVTVRTR
- a CDS encoding sensor histidine kinase — translated: MTRRAPATVTMTSPPAGVRADDAARPWQRLRDVLFRVAVQTTSAHLARARDTIVTAWQASLRRRVPRYHDVVETAAWGADGLRVVLEVARAWTAEEKALARDAVFRTARAVAGEQLRRGFSLEEIQQALALFRLAVLAEIQRMLRRRLWLAFPWDVMRVADRINEAIDLEMLAIGQAYLDERAGVIHRREQELVAGNEQLRTLLQEMHHRIKNNLQTLADLLYLEGREAGSPEVASRLRDSLARVKSIATVHRLLSLDHIGEADGRRLAEAIAETVCRDLGAPGTYLDVRVDGPSVLLPSKQATSLALVLGELLTNAIEHAFVGRTRGAVLITLHERGGEVTVVVRDDGVGLPAELDPQQVESLGLSIVRTLVSRDLRGRLRMWVDGGTIAEVAFRR